In Tepidimicrobium xylanilyticum, one DNA window encodes the following:
- a CDS encoding 5'-nucleotidase C-terminal domain-containing protein — MFKFGNKGLLSFFLSLVLVLGLLIGPVHNLAFAEEGDVVKLTIIHTNDVHSRVVGSEDSLIGYAKLATLVKEMRKEGNVLLLDAGDTTHGLPIATISNGESIIKLMNQMGYDAMVPGNHDFNYGYDRLIELNRMADFPILAANVIREDGTRDLEEYTIIEIDGIKVGIFGLTTQETKFKSNPKNTEGININDPVAVAEEMVKKLKEEDVKLVIALAHIGMDEESNPKTTDIAKKVQGIDIIIDGHSHTMLEEGEVIGDTLIVQTGEYLKNIGVVNVELADGKISKKEAKLMTFEDALALKEDEEISNKISELEEENNQVLSVTIGQSNVDLVGEREVVRAGESNLGNLATDAMLDITGADVALTNGGGIRASIPAGQISKGNILEVFPFGNYIVVLELTGEDIIKALEHGVDTYPEPAGKFPHVAGMTYKIDPSKEAGSRIVELLIDGKPVELNKTYTLATNDFLAVGGDGYTMFEDAPIVGEFEGLDEALIKYIEKIGVIDYQAEGRITTVEEVVAETPVEKPEVVATYVVKPGDVLWKIAKKFGLTWERLAEYNKLKNPHLIFPGQKILIPAQ; from the coding sequence GTGTTTAAATTTGGGAACAAAGGATTACTAAGCTTTTTCCTGTCCTTAGTATTGGTACTAGGTTTATTAATTGGACCAGTACATAACCTAGCCTTTGCTGAGGAAGGGGATGTAGTAAAACTTACCATCATTCATACTAATGACGTTCATAGCAGGGTTGTGGGTAGCGAGGATAGCTTGATTGGATATGCAAAATTGGCCACTCTAGTTAAGGAAATGAGAAAAGAAGGAAATGTATTATTGTTAGATGCAGGAGATACAACTCACGGACTACCTATTGCCACTATATCTAATGGCGAGTCCATAATAAAGCTTATGAACCAGATGGGCTATGATGCAATGGTACCAGGAAATCATGATTTTAATTATGGATATGATAGACTAATTGAATTAAATAGAATGGCTGACTTTCCAATACTGGCAGCAAATGTTATTAGAGAAGATGGCACTAGGGATTTAGAGGAATATACTATTATAGAAATAGATGGTATTAAAGTAGGCATATTTGGTTTGACTACCCAAGAAACCAAATTTAAATCCAATCCTAAAAATACTGAGGGAATTAATATTAACGATCCAGTAGCTGTGGCAGAGGAAATGGTTAAAAAACTAAAGGAAGAAGATGTAAAGTTAGTTATTGCATTGGCACACATAGGCATGGATGAGGAAAGTAATCCTAAAACTACAGATATAGCCAAAAAGGTCCAGGGGATAGATATTATCATAGATGGACATAGCCATACTATGTTGGAAGAAGGAGAAGTAATAGGAGATACGCTTATAGTTCAAACGGGAGAATATCTTAAAAATATAGGGGTAGTAAATGTTGAGCTTGCAGATGGCAAAATAAGCAAAAAAGAAGCTAAACTAATGACATTTGAAGATGCTTTAGCCTTAAAAGAGGATGAAGAGATATCTAATAAAATATCCGAGTTAGAAGAGGAAAATAATCAGGTACTATCAGTGACAATTGGCCAAAGCAATGTTGATTTAGTAGGAGAAAGGGAAGTAGTAAGGGCAGGAGAATCAAATCTAGGCAATTTAGCAACAGATGCTATGCTGGATATAACAGGAGCAGATGTAGCCCTTACCAATGGAGGGGGAATTAGAGCTTCCATCCCAGCTGGCCAAATATCTAAAGGAAATATACTTGAGGTATTCCCATTTGGTAACTATATAGTAGTACTAGAATTGACAGGGGAAGATATTATTAAGGCCCTAGAGCATGGTGTAGATACTTATCCTGAACCAGCAGGAAAGTTTCCTCATGTGGCAGGAATGACTTATAAGATAGATCCATCTAAAGAAGCTGGCAGTAGAATAGTGGAATTATTAATTGATGGAAAACCTGTAGAATTGAATAAAACCTATACCCTTGCGACTAATGATTTTCTAGCAGTTGGCGGAGATGGATATACGATGTTCGAAGACGCTCCGATAGTTGGAGAGTTTGAAGGTCTTGATGAGGCTTTAATTAAGTATATTGAAAAAATAGGAGTAATAGATTATCAAGCTGAAGGCAGGATTACAACTGTAGAGGAAGTAGTTGCTGAAACACCAGTTGAAAAACCAGAGGTAGTA
- a CDS encoding transposase → MGRKPRIQYYGAIYHIIQSGGNGVAVFKEDEDKFHLLKLLNETKELYDFRIFAYVLMDNHCHFLMRTFNIPISRIMHNINTKYAKYYNSKRSNIGPVFYRRYKSILVQDESYLPNIIKYIHSKPVIANICSNMEEYKWSSDVFYRLNIGNMVDIDSLLDSFSLDRKVAIEKYVELMDSKITNYKVLEDFYEKKPIIGSKAFIRRMQGAYEWRKKTLDKILKDCCPTETEYNLIKSGSRKRYLTKYKLKYIKLGKDQGYTYKQIGENIGISSTSVRKILRI, encoded by the coding sequence ATGGGAAGAAAACCTAGAATTCAATATTATGGTGCTATTTACCACATAATCCAATCGGGGGGTAATGGAGTAGCTGTCTTTAAGGAAGATGAGGACAAGTTCCATTTACTAAAATTATTAAATGAGACAAAAGAACTTTATGATTTTAGGATATTTGCATATGTTTTAATGGATAATCACTGTCATTTTCTGATGAGAACCTTTAATATACCTATAAGTAGGATTATGCATAATATCAATACTAAATATGCCAAATACTATAATTCTAAGCGGAGTAATATAGGACCTGTGTTTTATAGAAGATATAAAAGCATATTAGTTCAAGATGAGAGCTATCTTCCCAATATTATTAAATACATACACAGTAAACCGGTAATTGCAAATATATGCAGTAATATGGAGGAATACAAATGGAGCAGCGATGTGTTTTATAGGCTAAATATAGGGAATATGGTGGATATTGACAGCTTATTAGACTCTTTTTCATTAGACAGAAAGGTTGCCATAGAAAAATATGTAGAATTGATGGATTCAAAAATTACTAATTATAAAGTATTAGAGGATTTCTATGAGAAAAAACCCATTATAGGCTCAAAGGCTTTTATAAGGAGGATGCAGGGGGCTTATGAATGGAGGAAAAAAACTTTAGATAAAATACTCAAAGACTGTTGCCCTACGGAAACTGAATATAATCTTATAAAATCTGGTTCTAGGAAGAGGTATCTTACAAAATACAAACTAAAATATATTAAGTTGGGAAAAGACCAAGGCTATACCTATAAGCAGATAGGGGAGAATATTGGTATTTCATCAACTTCTGTGAGGAAAATATTGAGGATATGA
- a CDS encoding 5'-nucleotidase C-terminal domain-containing protein, with protein MYSKSKRLFSLILSFLLVIGIFNIPVKAENETVHLTILGTTDLHANIYNWSYEDGKEVDDLGMTKVYSVIKAVREENPNTLLLDNGDTIQGTILSDDLYNNNLDLSHPVIDVMNFMGYDAMTLGNHEFNFGLELIHKIVDEAEFPILGANIRWKDGSNFAEPYIIKEVAGIKIGIIGLTNPNIPRWDGPKVTELEFEAINVATRKYVGELKDKVDVLVVLAHSGLDSEYGDADSVRLAIEENPEIDVAIVGHAHISVSEMVGNTVVGGARDAGKQVIRFDLILEKEGDNWAIIDKKVELIDVAAYEASEELKEYAKEYHEATLDFLEEVIGQATEDFHPASEVKGIPEGQIRDTAVMDLINDVQLKYSGADISAAALFQPSSNISKGDITYSSIFDIYKYPNTLVGVEVTGKELKNYMEWSASYYNTYKPGDVTISFNPNIRGYNYDMFQGVEYKIDISKPAGERIVDLTFKGKPVKDDDVFKLAINNYRLSGLQSMGIINNEPYFDSDPISLRSYIAQYIRELGTIEPNVDNNWEIIGADLDHPLRDYIIEQVNLGNIAIPTSEDGRTVNVKSLNVYELIEEGLIPDELLTDIEIEETVTDSIVVKEAPTAEYTFSKYDEYVVKPGDVLWKIAEKFNTTWQRLAEFNKLKNPHLIFPGQKIIIPQN; from the coding sequence GTGTATTCCAAAAGCAAAAGGCTGTTTAGCCTGATTCTATCATTTTTATTAGTTATAGGTATATTTAATATACCTGTAAAGGCTGAGAATGAGACGGTTCATTTAACCATCCTAGGGACTACGGATCTCCATGCCAATATCTACAATTGGTCTTATGAAGATGGGAAGGAAGTTGATGACCTAGGGATGACAAAAGTTTATTCTGTAATTAAGGCGGTCAGAGAGGAAAATCCTAATACCTTACTGTTGGACAATGGAGATACCATACAGGGAACAATCCTTTCAGATGATTTGTACAATAACAATTTAGACCTGTCTCATCCAGTAATTGATGTTATGAATTTTATGGGCTATGATGCTATGACTTTAGGCAATCATGAGTTTAACTTTGGCCTTGAATTAATCCATAAGATAGTAGACGAGGCTGAGTTTCCAATTTTAGGGGCTAATATAAGGTGGAAAGATGGTTCTAATTTTGCAGAGCCTTATATAATAAAGGAAGTTGCTGGTATTAAAATAGGTATTATAGGTTTGACCAATCCAAATATTCCAAGATGGGATGGACCAAAGGTAACAGAGCTAGAATTCGAGGCCATAAATGTAGCAACCAGAAAATATGTAGGGGAATTGAAGGATAAAGTTGATGTTTTAGTAGTACTAGCTCACTCTGGTCTAGATTCAGAATATGGAGATGCAGATTCGGTAAGGCTTGCTATTGAAGAAAATCCAGAAATAGATGTGGCTATAGTTGGTCATGCGCATATATCGGTAAGTGAAATGGTAGGTAATACTGTAGTTGGCGGAGCTAGAGATGCTGGAAAACAGGTTATAAGATTTGATTTAATATTGGAAAAAGAAGGGGATAATTGGGCAATAATCGATAAAAAGGTAGAATTAATAGATGTAGCGGCCTATGAGGCTTCAGAAGAATTAAAAGAATATGCAAAGGAGTATCATGAAGCCACTTTAGATTTCTTAGAAGAAGTAATAGGACAAGCGACAGAAGATTTTCATCCTGCTTCTGAAGTAAAGGGGATTCCTGAAGGGCAAATTAGGGATACTGCTGTAATGGACTTGATCAACGATGTGCAACTTAAGTATTCAGGGGCAGATATATCTGCAGCAGCCTTATTCCAACCTTCTTCAAATATCAGCAAAGGAGATATAACCTATAGCAGTATTTTCGATATATATAAATATCCAAATACCCTTGTAGGAGTAGAGGTTACAGGGAAGGAATTGAAAAATTATATGGAATGGTCAGCCTCCTATTATAATACCTATAAGCCTGGAGATGTGACTATAAGCTTTAACCCAAATATTAGAGGCTATAACTACGATATGTTCCAAGGGGTAGAGTATAAAATAGACATTTCAAAGCCTGCAGGAGAAAGAATTGTAGACCTAACTTTCAAAGGAAAGCCAGTTAAGGATGACGATGTTTTCAAATTGGCCATAAATAATTATAGGTTAAGCGGACTTCAAAGCATGGGAATCATCAACAATGAACCTTATTTTGATTCTGATCCTATATCTTTAAGGTCCTATATAGCCCAATATATAAGGGAATTAGGGACTATAGAGCCAAATGTAGACAATAACTGGGAAATTATAGGAGCCGATTTAGACCACCCACTGAGGGATTATATAATCGAGCAAGTTAACTTAGGGAATATAGCGATTCCTACATCGGAAGATGGAAGAACAGTTAATGTGAAATCATTGAATGTATATGAATTGATTGAAGAAGGATTAATACCGGATGAATTATTAACCGATATAGAAATAGAAGAAACGGTAACGGATTCTATAGTAGTAAAGGAGGCACCTACGGCTGAATATACATTTAGTAAATATGACGAATATGTAGTAAAACCAGGGGATGTATTATGGAAAATTGCTGAGAAGTTTAATACTACATGGCAAAGATTGGCAGAATTTAATAAGTTAAAAAATCCACATTTAATATTTCCGGGACAAAAGATAATTATTCCTCAAAATTAA
- the ftcD gene encoding glutamate formimidoyltransferase, with the protein MGEKKYILAVPNFSEGRREEIIEAIVSVFKDREGVTLVSVEPEYDFNRTVVTAIGEPEPLKEALIAMAGKSYELIDMREQEGTHPRIGAQDTIPIFPLRNITLEECVQLAEEIGKELFEKYKVPIFFSGQNARTEDKKSISFIRKGQYEGLKALLEDTNHPDYEKRKPDLSVDGKLSEKAGATIVSADMEGLTAYNVFLATEDLNIAKAIAKAVRGPSGGFSTVRAVGIKFPERDGVVVSMNMFDCANTPLYRAFELVKQEAKKYGVAVTGSEIVGPVKLDYLLNNLEYYLGLQGLRKDQILEYHLMK; encoded by the coding sequence ATGGGTGAAAAGAAATACATATTAGCAGTGCCTAACTTTAGTGAAGGAAGAAGAGAGGAAATTATTGAAGCTATTGTATCGGTATTTAAAGATAGAGAAGGCGTTACACTAGTAAGTGTTGAGCCGGAATACGATTTCAATAGAACAGTAGTAACTGCCATAGGAGAGCCTGAGCCTTTGAAGGAAGCTTTAATTGCTATGGCTGGCAAGTCTTATGAATTAATAGATATGAGGGAACAGGAAGGAACCCATCCAAGAATTGGAGCACAGGATACTATCCCCATATTTCCATTAAGGAACATTACACTAGAGGAATGTGTTCAATTAGCAGAAGAAATAGGTAAGGAATTGTTTGAGAAATATAAGGTACCTATATTCTTTTCAGGACAAAATGCAAGAACTGAAGATAAGAAGAGCATTTCCTTTATAAGAAAAGGACAATATGAAGGATTAAAGGCCTTGTTGGAGGATACTAACCATCCAGATTATGAAAAGAGAAAGCCAGATTTATCCGTTGATGGTAAATTAAGCGAAAAAGCTGGTGCAACCATAGTAAGCGCTGATATGGAAGGTCTGACTGCATATAACGTATTTTTAGCAACAGAAGATTTAAATATTGCAAAGGCGATAGCTAAAGCTGTTAGAGGACCTAGTGGTGGATTTTCTACTGTAAGAGCCGTTGGCATTAAGTTCCCTGAAAGGGATGGAGTAGTAGTTTCTATGAATATGTTCGATTGTGCCAATACTCCATTATATAGAGCCTTTGAATTGGTAAAACAAGAGGCAAAGAAATATGGGGTTGCTGTTACAGGCTCGGAAATAGTGGGTCCTGTTAAATTAGACTATCTACTAAACAATTTAGAGTATTATTTAGGTCTACAAGGGTTGAGAAAGGACCAAATATTAGAATATCATCTGATGAAGTAA
- a CDS encoding ABC transporter substrate-binding protein — protein MIKRFISFSLILVIIFSILVGCSIGDTAVEDTLEENEVEEVNTAEEVDETIEVVDMAGRTITLPKPANRVFATRPTGTILLYTLNPDKMIGWNYDLRDGEKQFIPEKYHNLPNLGGSGKNAVNIEELLKLDPDVLIIMEEVIEKSLSDAEELEQKTGKPTIILDSDLLKLDEAYEILGKIIGEEERAKELADYCRKAIEEVQNLAKDISDDERIGVYYAQGPDGLETEPSGSWHAAIIDLVGGRNVAEVEARADTGKSLVSIEQLLNWNPDLIISWDDERGGYYSRIFEDSTWQSIKAVENEEVYEIPNRPFNWFDRPPSVNRILGLRWLGNLIYPEVFNYDISEVVTEFYSKFYHYELSDDELVDLLKNSTRH, from the coding sequence ATGATTAAAAGATTTATTTCCTTTTCATTAATTCTAGTAATTATATTTTCCATATTGGTTGGTTGCAGTATAGGAGATACTGCTGTAGAAGATACACTAGAAGAAAATGAAGTAGAAGAAGTGAATACTGCAGAGGAAGTAGATGAAACCATAGAAGTAGTAGATATGGCTGGCAGAACTATTACATTGCCCAAACCAGCAAATAGAGTCTTTGCTACTAGGCCGACAGGAACCATTCTTTTATATACTTTAAACCCTGACAAGATGATAGGCTGGAATTATGATTTAAGAGATGGAGAAAAACAGTTTATACCAGAGAAATATCATAATCTGCCTAATTTAGGTGGTTCTGGTAAGAATGCTGTAAATATAGAAGAACTTTTGAAACTGGACCCTGATGTTTTAATAATAATGGAAGAGGTAATAGAAAAATCTTTATCGGATGCAGAGGAATTGGAGCAAAAGACAGGAAAGCCTACAATAATATTGGATTCAGATTTGCTTAAGTTAGATGAAGCTTACGAGATTTTAGGAAAGATAATAGGTGAAGAGGAAAGGGCCAAGGAGTTGGCAGATTACTGTAGAAAAGCTATTGAAGAAGTGCAGAATTTGGCTAAGGATATTTCCGATGATGAAAGAATAGGGGTGTATTATGCCCAAGGTCCTGATGGATTAGAAACAGAGCCTTCTGGTTCCTGGCATGCTGCAATAATTGACTTAGTAGGGGGAAGAAATGTAGCAGAAGTAGAAGCAAGGGCTGATACGGGAAAATCCTTAGTGTCCATAGAACAGCTATTAAACTGGAATCCAGACCTAATTATATCTTGGGATGATGAAAGGGGAGGCTATTATTCAAGAATATTTGAAGATTCTACATGGCAGAGTATAAAAGCAGTAGAAAATGAAGAAGTATACGAAATTCCAAATAGGCCCTTTAACTGGTTTGACAGACCTCCATCGGTTAACAGGATATTGGGGTTAAGGTGGTTAGGCAATTTAATATATCCAGAGGTATTCAATTATGATATATCGGAGGTAGTAACGGAATTTTATAGCAAGTTCTACCATTATGAGTTAAGTGATGATGAGTTGGTAGATTTACTCAAAAATTCAACAAGACATTAA
- a CDS encoding ABC transporter ATP-binding protein, whose amino-acid sequence MLEVRNLSCGYGNERVLENVNFIAKPGDIVCIMGSNGSGKSTLIKTIIGLLKPHKGDVLIDGNSILDWAWRRRAQVISYIPQSFNSTFQYRVKDIILMGRTSYLKFASSPSKEDERIAEEAMETLKISHLRNKIYSQLSGGERQLVKIAQALAQQSKIIVMDEPTNNLDFGNQMVMIKHLIQSAERGITIIMATHLPEHTFLYGTKALLVKDGKVVVVDKPGVNLKKEDLQNLYDVELKVIELNSRDKNIKMCLPVI is encoded by the coding sequence ATGTTGGAGGTTAGGAATCTAAGCTGTGGCTACGGGAATGAAAGGGTTTTAGAGAATGTAAATTTTATTGCCAAACCAGGAGATATAGTCTGTATAATGGGTTCCAATGGTTCAGGCAAGTCTACTTTGATAAAAACTATAATAGGATTGTTAAAACCTCATAAAGGAGATGTGCTAATAGATGGCAATTCCATTTTGGATTGGGCTTGGAGGAGGCGGGCTCAGGTAATTAGTTATATTCCCCAATCCTTTAATTCTACTTTTCAATATCGGGTTAAGGATATAATACTAATGGGAAGAACCTCCTATTTAAAATTTGCTTCATCTCCTTCTAAAGAAGATGAAAGAATTGCAGAAGAAGCTATGGAAACCCTTAAAATATCCCATTTGAGGAATAAAATATATTCCCAATTAAGTGGCGGTGAAAGGCAGTTGGTAAAAATAGCTCAAGCACTAGCCCAGCAATCGAAAATTATAGTAATGGATGAACCTACCAACAATTTAGATTTTGGGAATCAAATGGTAATGATTAAGCATTTAATTCAAAGCGCAGAGAGAGGAATTACCATTATAATGGCTACTCATTTGCCAGAACATACTTTTTTATATGGAACTAAGGCTCTATTAGTAAAGGATGGAAAAGTTGTAGTAGTCGATAAACCTGGTGTAAATTTGAAGAAGGAAGACCTGCAGAACCTATATGATGTAGAGTTAAAAGTTATCGAATTAAATTCTAGGGATAAGAATATTAAAATGTGTTTACCAGTAATATGA
- a CDS encoding FecCD family ABC transporter permease, with protein MTERITGKERAMNFLRKRKKEYLSIYPFVMLFIGIFLLSFVVGRYPVDIITLLKVFLSRVLPIDKTWSDTIEVIVFQVRLPRIIGAILVGAALSLSGAVYQGMFKNPLVSPDILGVSAGSAFGAALAIFLSFNTTGIQLSAFIFGILAVVLVYLISQSIKADQLMTLVIIGVLIGSLFNSLVSLVKYMADSEDKLPAITFWLMGSLSGIMQRDIKNISIPILLGIIPLYLLRWKLNIISLSEEEAKSLGLDTGRIRAIVIICSTLMTASAVSVSGIIGWIGLVIPHLGRFLVGPDYRLLIPTTILLGSSYLLLIDNIARTLTTVEIPLGILTSLIGAPFFILLLLNRGRS; from the coding sequence ATGACTGAAAGAATAACGGGTAAGGAGAGGGCTATGAACTTTCTAAGAAAGAGAAAAAAGGAGTATTTGAGTATTTATCCGTTTGTAATGCTTTTTATAGGAATTTTTCTGCTATCCTTTGTCGTTGGCAGATATCCAGTAGATATCATAACCTTATTGAAGGTATTTTTGTCAAGGGTCTTGCCTATCGACAAAACCTGGTCTGATACTATTGAGGTTATAGTCTTTCAAGTAAGGCTACCAAGGATTATAGGGGCTATTTTGGTAGGAGCAGCTCTTTCTTTATCTGGGGCAGTTTACCAAGGAATGTTTAAAAATCCTTTAGTTTCCCCAGATATATTGGGAGTTTCAGCAGGTTCTGCTTTTGGAGCAGCTTTAGCCATATTTCTGTCCTTTAATACTACCGGTATTCAGTTATCTGCTTTTATATTTGGCATATTGGCAGTAGTTTTAGTATATCTTATTAGCCAAAGTATTAAAGCCGATCAATTAATGACCTTGGTGATTATTGGAGTATTAATAGGTTCCCTATTTAATTCACTTGTATCCTTGGTAAAGTATATGGCAGATTCGGAAGATAAATTACCTGCCATAACCTTTTGGCTTATGGGAAGCCTTTCGGGAATAATGCAAAGGGATATAAAGAATATTTCTATTCCAATACTATTAGGAATAATACCACTATATTTGTTAAGGTGGAAATTAAATATTATTTCCTTAAGTGAAGAAGAGGCTAAAAGCTTAGGATTGGATACTGGAAGGATTAGGGCTATAGTAATAATTTGCTCTACCCTAATGACTGCTTCTGCAGTTTCAGTCAGTGGCATAATTGGGTGGATAGGTCTGGTAATTCCCCATTTAGGAAGATTTTTAGTTGGACCAGATTATAGGTTATTGATTCCTACCACTATTTTATTAGGCAGTTCCTATCTGCTGTTAATAGATAATATTGCAAGAACTCTTACTACGGTAGAAATTCCCCTTGGCATACTTACATCGTTAATAGGAGCACCCTTTTTCATACTCCTATTATTAAACAGAGGAAGGAGTTAA
- a CDS encoding winged helix-turn-helix domain-containing protein, which translates to MTIEGEKVFGRGPYMLLKTVDRLGSLNKACKELNMSYSKAWAIINRAEKLLGYNLLNRETGGVDGGGSCLTDKAKDLIKAYEDFTKEAEETVEKIYEKFFRNI; encoded by the coding sequence ATGACCATAGAGGGGGAAAAGGTTTTTGGTAGAGGACCTTATATGTTATTAAAAACAGTAGATAGGTTAGGAAGTTTAAATAAGGCTTGTAAGGAGTTAAACATGTCCTATAGTAAAGCTTGGGCTATTATCAATAGGGCTGAAAAACTATTGGGATATAATTTGTTGAACAGGGAAACTGGTGGAGTCGATGGAGGAGGCTCTTGTTTAACCGATAAGGCTAAGGATTTAATAAAGGCCTATGAGGATTTTACTAAAGAAGCAGAGGAAACGGTAGAAAAGATTTATGAAAAGTTCTTTAGAAACATCTAA
- a CDS encoding XdhC family protein: protein MIEDRKILVRLNKCIEKNRSVATVTVVKAEGSTPRGVGSTMLVDEEGNLIEGTIGGGILEEKAKRDAVDCIRHKKSTLIDYDLDRSSRNGNVLPMICGGKVSLFIKVYISQEELIVAGAGHIAEKLCKIAHILGYSITVLDSRKERLTKELFPNVGNLIHGDIVDNINNLDINKNTYIVIATHGHKFDQDVLEAVVRSNAKYIGMIGSLNKIKTCFNNLMEKGFTEEELSKVYTPIGLDLGGESPEEIALAIMAEIQAVKYGKDAPYLYKSR from the coding sequence ATGATAGAGGATAGGAAGATTTTAGTAAGACTAAACAAATGCATAGAAAAAAACAGATCAGTTGCTACTGTAACCGTTGTAAAGGCTGAAGGTTCTACTCCTAGGGGAGTTGGAAGCACCATGTTGGTAGATGAGGAAGGCAATTTGATAGAAGGTACTATTGGCGGAGGTATTTTAGAGGAAAAGGCTAAAAGAGATGCTGTAGATTGCATAAGACATAAAAAATCCACTTTAATCGATTATGATTTGGACAGATCGTCTCGAAATGGAAATGTTCTACCTATGATATGTGGTGGAAAGGTGAGCCTCTTTATAAAGGTTTATATTTCTCAAGAGGAACTGATAGTAGCTGGTGCAGGGCATATAGCGGAAAAATTGTGCAAAATAGCTCATATACTAGGCTACTCTATTACCGTTTTAGATTCTAGGAAGGAAAGGCTGACTAAAGAGTTATTCCCCAATGTGGGAAATCTTATACATGGTGACATAGTGGATAATATAAATAATCTAGACATTAATAAGAATACCTATATAGTAATTGCTACTCATGGTCATAAATTTGACCAAGATGTATTGGAGGCAGTTGTAAGAAGTAATGCAAAATATATTGGGATGATAGGAAGCCTAAATAAAATTAAGACCTGTTTTAATAATTTAATGGAAAAGGGATTTACTGAGGAAGAACTATCAAAGGTCTATACTCCAATAGGTTTAGATTTAGGTGGAGAGAGTCCGGAGGAAATAGCTTTAGCTATTATGGCAGAGATTCAGGCAGTTAAATATGGCAAGGATGCTCCCTATCTTTATAAGAGTAGGTGA
- the yqeB gene encoding selenium-dependent molybdenum cofactor biosynthesis protein YqeB, translating into MDIIIIRGGGDLASGIAYKLYNASYKVVILEIDKPLTVRRSVAFSEAVYEGETKVEGIKGVLAGYLKDIYRILEIGHIPVCVDANGELIDKIKPLAVVDAIMAKRNIGTYRGMAPITIGVGPGFEAGVDVDCVIESNRGANLGKVIFKGRAEKNTGIPAPVMGYAEERVLRAPTSGIVKPFHNIGDLIRKGEIICEVGDKEVVAKFDGVLRGMIKEGIMVEEGLKIGDIDPRCRRELAFSISDKAKVIGDGTLKALECIRLKREA; encoded by the coding sequence GTGGATATCATAATCATCAGGGGTGGTGGTGACTTAGCATCGGGTATTGCTTACAAGTTGTATAATGCGAGTTATAAGGTTGTTATATTGGAAATAGACAAGCCCTTAACTGTAAGAAGATCTGTAGCTTTTAGTGAAGCAGTTTATGAAGGGGAGACAAAAGTTGAAGGCATCAAGGGAGTTTTAGCAGGGTACCTAAAGGATATCTACAGGATATTGGAGATAGGACATATACCTGTTTGTGTCGATGCTAATGGAGAACTTATCGATAAAATTAAACCCTTAGCAGTAGTAGATGCAATAATGGCTAAGAGAAATATTGGTACTTATAGAGGAATGGCTCCCATTACTATAGGGGTAGGTCCTGGATTTGAAGCAGGAGTAGATGTTGATTGTGTAATAGAAAGTAATAGGGGGGCTAATTTAGGAAAGGTTATTTTTAAGGGTAGAGCTGAAAAGAATACAGGAATTCCTGCACCTGTAATGGGATATGCAGAGGAAAGAGTTCTTAGGGCCCCAACTTCTGGTATAGTAAAACCTTTTCACAATATAGGAGATTTGATAAGAAAAGGGGAAATTATTTGTGAAGTAGGAGATAAAGAGGTAGTAGCAAAGTTTGATGGTGTCCTTAGAGGTATGATAAAGGAAGGCATTATGGTAGAGGAAGGGCTTAAAATTGGAGATATAGACCCTAGGTGCAGAAGGGAATTGGCTTTTTCCATATCCGATAAGGCTAAGGTGATAGGAGATGGAACATTAAAGGCCTTAGAATGTATACGACTGAAAAGGGAGGCTTAG